The sequence GCTGTTCGGGGTATTGGGAGGTTTGGCCGCATTTGGCCTGGTGGGCTTATTTTTAGGGCCGGTGATTTTAGCTGTGGCGCTCGCTGTGTGGCGGGAATGGGTGGATGACGAAGACTCGACGACGGCCTCGCCACAATAATCTGACTGCCTCGGGCCTGAAGGGCCTGCTGTATACTGCTTCTTAAGGCGTTTAGCCATTTTTGATCTTGAATACAGTAGACCTTATGACCGACTCTCTCAGTGATGCTCCAGAAATTTCCTTAATCCACGATTACTTGCACACCTATCACGCCACGCTGGTAACGACCGATGGTTGCTATGCGGTGTCTGTGCAGGGTGAAATTGTTGTTAATGATTTGCGTATTCCCTATCACTTGGTGCCGGATGAAGGCTTTTTAGGTAAAAGCGGCAAGTGGCGCAAGCTTGATAGTGCTGCGCGTTTTGCCATGCTTAAAGCGCGCTGGAACGACGAAGCACGTGCCAAATTAGAAGCGCAGCTTGTGCAATGCGCCGGGCAAGTGCTGACGATAGCCCGTGATTTTGATCTGGATCCCACCGCCACACTTGCGGCGTTTCAGGCTAAATACGAGCTGGCGCGGTTTCGCTGCCAATTAGCGCTGGATAGGATAGCCGCGCTTAAAGGCGGCAAGGCCGCTACGCGTCAGGCAGATAAAACCCATAACGCCGTGAATTTATCGCTGTATCCTGAATCTTTCACCGTGGCGCAAGCTATGCCACGGCACTTTATTGCCATTCTTGGCCCGACTAATTCGGGTAAAACCCACGCGGCCATGCAGCATTTGATGAAGGCCCAATCGGGTGTGTACCTGGCCCCGCTGCGTTTACTGGCTTTAGAAAATTATCGCCGCTTAACGGATGCGGGTGTGGCGGTGAGCCTGATTACCGGCGAGCAAAGAAAGCTACACCCAGAGGCCACCCATGTGGCCAGCACGGTCGAAATGCTCAACCCCAATCGGGTGGTTGAAGTGGCGGTGATTGATGAAATTCAACTTTTAGAAGACCAGGATCGTGGTGCTGCCTGGACGGCTGCAGTGTGTGGCGTGCCCGCCAGCACCGTGTATTTGCTTGGCGCGCTGGAAGCACAGCCTGCGATTGAATCTTTGGTGAAACGGGTTGGTGGCACATTAGAAGTACGAAAACTACAGCGTATGTCGCCGCTGGAAATGGAAAAAAAACCACTCGGCTCCTTGTCTAATTTGCAGGCAGGCGATGTGCTGATTGCGTTCTCCCGCCGTGAAGTGCTGAACTGGCGTGATCAGGCGGTTGAGCAGGGCTTTAAAGTTTCAGCGATTTACGGCAATTTATCTCCTGAAGTGCGTCAGGCGCAGGCCGAGCGATTTATTGATGGGGAAACTAAAATTGTGGTTGGCACGGATGCCATTGGCATGGGTCTTAATACGCCCGCCAGACGGATTATTTTTACCACCGCCAATAAATGGGATGGCTACGCCGAAGGCACGATTGCCGCCTCGCTGGCTAAGCAGATTGCCGGGCGGGCCGGGCGTTTTGGCGAGCACGAAGCAGGCTTTGTGGCGGGGCTGGATGCTAAAACCCATCAGATAATTGCCGCATTATTAAAGCAAACCTCAGAGCCTTTACCGAGCACCGGCTTTTTTGTGTCGCCCAATCTGGATTATTTGCAGCAGATTTCCGGTGCGACCGGCGAGACTAAATTGCAGCCTTTGCTGGAGCTGTTTGCCAAACATATTAATGTGCATGATGAGTTTTTCTTGCCTGCCAATTTAAGCGAGCAAATTGAAAAAGCCCGCTGGCTGGATACGCTGAATCTGCCGCTGACCGATCGCTTTGTCTTCAGCCTTTGCCCGATCTCTACCAAGTTTGCGATGCTGGAATCCGCCTTTA comes from Iodobacter ciconiae and encodes:
- a CDS encoding helicase-related protein, with translation MTDSLSDAPEISLIHDYLHTYHATLVTTDGCYAVSVQGEIVVNDLRIPYHLVPDEGFLGKSGKWRKLDSAARFAMLKARWNDEARAKLEAQLVQCAGQVLTIARDFDLDPTATLAAFQAKYELARFRCQLALDRIAALKGGKAATRQADKTHNAVNLSLYPESFTVAQAMPRHFIAILGPTNSGKTHAAMQHLMKAQSGVYLAPLRLLALENYRRLTDAGVAVSLITGEQRKLHPEATHVASTVEMLNPNRVVEVAVIDEIQLLEDQDRGAAWTAAVCGVPASTVYLLGALEAQPAIESLVKRVGGTLEVRKLQRMSPLEMEKKPLGSLSNLQAGDVLIAFSRREVLNWRDQAVEQGFKVSAIYGNLSPEVRQAQAERFIDGETKIVVGTDAIGMGLNTPARRIIFTTANKWDGYAEGTIAASLAKQIAGRAGRFGEHEAGFVAGLDAKTHQIIAALLKQTSEPLPSTGFFVSPNLDYLQQISGATGETKLQPLLELFAKHINVHDEFFLPANLSEQIEKARWLDTLNLPLTDRFVFSLCPISTKFAMLESAFKDWTQARAKRRAAPLLRMDGMGGRNELQYLEDTCKLYSAYAWLGFRMPDTFPSGEMAESLMQSTSEQIDKLLQKQNTSRKPAKVSKVRRGAWGK